The following proteins are co-located in the Maridesulfovibrio sp. genome:
- a CDS encoding cysteine synthase family protein, with product MILENVLKCVGNTPCFGLNLGNGIVHAKAEFMNPSGSVKDRVAARIIDLAIKDGSLRPGMCIAEASSGNMGISLAMAGAAYGYDVTIYMCETASIERRNLMRMLGANVILTPAHQSVGGAVEALKVDAVSNPNLFLVNQFSNKENILAHYNGTGKEIWADTDGKIDCFINGIGSGGTLMGVGSYLRERNPDVHLIAVEPKGAAALLGHKPKIHSIEGIGDGFLPEIVDPQSIDSIIEISDSQAIKYAHMLAREMGIFVGMSAGANLAAAVMIMEEHPDWRVATILPDRAERYFSTQLFNEQNDLVDKGPAAA from the coding sequence ATGATTTTAGAAAATGTCCTTAAATGCGTAGGAAATACGCCGTGTTTTGGCTTGAATTTAGGCAATGGCATTGTCCATGCCAAGGCTGAATTTATGAATCCCAGTGGTTCTGTGAAGGACCGTGTAGCAGCAAGAATCATCGACCTTGCAATCAAGGACGGAAGTTTGCGTCCGGGGATGTGTATTGCTGAAGCTTCCAGCGGCAATATGGGTATTTCGTTGGCTATGGCCGGTGCTGCCTACGGTTATGATGTTACAATTTATATGTGCGAGACCGCGAGTATTGAACGTCGGAATTTAATGCGTATGCTCGGCGCGAATGTGATACTTACGCCAGCACATCAGAGTGTCGGCGGGGCAGTCGAGGCGCTTAAAGTTGATGCCGTTTCAAATCCGAATTTATTTCTAGTTAATCAATTCAGCAACAAAGAAAATATACTTGCCCATTACAATGGAACAGGAAAGGAAATCTGGGCAGATACGGACGGCAAAATTGATTGTTTCATAAATGGAATAGGCAGTGGCGGGACATTGATGGGTGTAGGTTCCTATTTGAGAGAACGTAATCCTGATGTGCACTTGATTGCCGTTGAGCCTAAAGGCGCGGCCGCGCTCCTTGGGCATAAACCTAAAATACACAGTATTGAAGGTATCGGGGATGGTTTTCTGCCTGAAATTGTCGACCCGCAATCCATAGATTCCATTATTGAAATTTCGGATTCTCAGGCTATTAAGTATGCGCATATGCTGGCGCGCGAAATGGGCATTTTTGTTGGAATGTCAGCAGGGGCAAATCTTGCGGCTGCCGTAATGATAATGGAAGAACATCCAGATTGGCGTGTGGCTACAATTCTTCCAGACCGGGCAGAGCGTTATTTTAGTACTCAACTGTTTAATGAACAGAATGACCTCGTTGATAAAGGTCCTGCCGCTGCATAA
- a CDS encoding TonB-dependent receptor — protein MKMKKIYGAMSLVVALLLTTAAYAEEKKEYQLESMTVTAQKVGEDIQDVPISISAFSDVTLEEKEINKFDELIQYVPNMFLRQNSVDSEIVIRGISSYASSLFSTAGFYVDGVNYPIHQMQDMDFIDIERVEVLKGPQGVLYGRNSQSGVVSIITKQPSNEFSAKLYADIGAWNTENSKFIFREGFNANIPLKEDIFNMRVSFQKEDSKGWMENIYSNDDAMEVDHIGGRATALWTPNDDLNITFIFEGRNKDDGIGVYRFKSGEYSTPRNEIAWDGSNRNEVYSDSEIIKMEYDAGYFDITSITGRHGYFQKYVNDYDMSTQAYGDSGSTYDVQVISEEFRLSSKEDKNAVIDWLGGIYAYKEDLNTDYFGYGKHNTDQDNWGTALFGQGTWNMTPDWHLTLGARVDYVNLDGKKDLDLTDYGEGTSTLKGSISSVEFLPSATIAYDITPDIASYAKVSRGYLAGGFDYATSVTDEQFKYDPEYSMNYELGMKSTWLDKSLTANVAMFYIDITDKQVAQLEPTATNPDNRRIVNAAKAQSYGAELELQFKPIDGLLLSSSVGYVDSRLRDWKTVEDPFDYDGKKTPGSPDWTYTFGATYRWDNGFMVSADCTGLSSYYTDPKNQNEVDGRFLVNPSIGYEGENFDVVLWAKNVFNENYTENEWDWAGSTLVQQGEPGSYGIRVGYHF, from the coding sequence ATGAAGATGAAGAAGATCTATGGAGCTATGTCGCTGGTCGTCGCGCTGTTGCTGACGACCGCTGCATATGCTGAGGAAAAAAAAGAGTATCAACTCGAAAGCATGACGGTAACAGCCCAGAAAGTTGGCGAGGACATTCAGGATGTACCGATCAGTATTTCTGCATTCTCAGATGTGACGCTCGAGGAAAAGGAAATCAACAAATTCGACGAGTTGATCCAGTATGTCCCTAACATGTTTTTGCGCCAAAACAGTGTGGACAGTGAGATCGTGATCAGGGGTATCTCCTCTTACGCGAGCTCTCTGTTTTCTACAGCCGGTTTTTATGTGGATGGTGTCAACTATCCTATCCACCAGATGCAGGACATGGATTTTATAGATATTGAACGCGTTGAAGTACTAAAGGGACCTCAAGGTGTTCTATATGGTCGAAACTCTCAGTCCGGTGTTGTGAGTATCATTACAAAGCAACCTTCAAATGAATTCTCTGCAAAATTATATGCTGATATTGGTGCATGGAATACTGAGAATTCAAAATTTATTTTTAGAGAGGGCTTTAATGCAAATATTCCTCTGAAAGAAGATATCTTCAATATGAGAGTAAGCTTTCAAAAGGAAGATTCTAAGGGATGGATGGAGAATATTTATAGTAATGATGATGCCATGGAAGTGGATCATATTGGTGGTAGGGCTACTGCTCTTTGGACTCCAAATGATGATCTGAATATTACATTTATCTTTGAAGGCAGAAATAAAGATGATGGTATTGGGGTCTATCGTTTTAAAAGCGGTGAGTATTCTACGCCCCGTAATGAGATTGCATGGGATGGCAGCAATAGAAACGAAGTCTATTCCGATTCTGAGATTATCAAAATGGAATATGATGCAGGTTATTTTGATATTACTTCCATTACTGGTCGTCATGGATATTTTCAAAAGTATGTCAACGATTATGACATGAGTACTCAAGCCTATGGTGATTCCGGAAGTACTTACGATGTACAGGTTATCAGTGAAGAGTTCAGACTTTCTTCCAAGGAAGATAAAAATGCTGTGATTGACTGGCTTGGCGGAATTTATGCCTACAAAGAGGATCTGAATACAGATTATTTCGGATATGGAAAGCATAATACTGACCAAGATAACTGGGGGACAGCTCTCTTTGGTCAGGGAACATGGAATATGACTCCTGATTGGCACCTCACTTTGGGGGCGCGTGTAGATTACGTTAATTTGGATGGTAAAAAGGACCTTGATCTCACAGATTACGGGGAAGGAACAAGCACTCTTAAAGGCAGTATCAGCTCTGTTGAATTTCTCCCTAGTGCAACCATTGCTTATGACATTACTCCGGACATAGCTTCTTACGCCAAGGTTAGCCGAGGGTATCTCGCCGGTGGTTTTGACTACGCTACCTCAGTCACTGATGAGCAGTTCAAATACGATCCTGAATATAGCATGAACTACGAATTAGGCATGAAGTCTACTTGGCTTGATAAAAGTCTGACTGCAAACGTAGCCATGTTTTATATTGATATTACCGATAAACAAGTGGCCCAGTTAGAGCCTACTGCCACCAACCCAGACAACAGACGAATTGTTAACGCCGCTAAAGCTCAGTCCTATGGTGCAGAGTTAGAACTCCAGTTTAAGCCTATTGACGGGCTCCTGCTTTCTTCTTCTGTCGGTTATGTGGACAGCCGTTTGCGTGATTGGAAAACAGTTGAAGATCCTTTTGATTACGACGGTAAGAAAACTCCCGGCTCTCCTGACTGGACCTACACTTTCGGTGCTACCTACCGTTGGGATAACGGTTTCATGGTCAGTGCTGATTGCACCGGTCTCAGTTCCTACTACACAGATCCCAAAAACCAGAATGAAGTTGACGGACGTTTCTTAGTTAATCCGAGTATCGGATACGAAGGTGAAAACTTCGATGTGGTTCTCTGGGCGAAAAACGTTTTCAACGAAAATTACACCGAGAACGAATGGGATTGGGCCGGCAGTACTTTGGTTCAGCAGGGTGAACCGGGATCATACGGTATCCGGGTTGGCTATCACTTCTAA
- a CDS encoding DUF4198 domain-containing protein, whose amino-acid sequence MARKLWINMNESFGLHKSLETPPWHYFVSLGYGHVVPNDDFVDVALTLDSFELLSPSMKKTALRLPEGKVESLESAAGATVSIGDVAPRKIAFNGDAEKGVHQVVAATKEEFFALWEEDGKVQTANLPLNEVADKNVLTSVKYQAFAKTFLKNEEWKQPEALGHSLEIIPLTDLSDVHVGDWVTFQVDFMGKPFTCTQESMEFLLASSNTFGGEGGGDLEGFFLSAYIVNGRARIKLPTAGQWLINVFSRQDVTPDNELKELSDSCRKVYYGSSVTFNVKA is encoded by the coding sequence ATGGCTAGAAAATTATGGATAAACATGAATGAGTCTTTTGGCTTGCATAAATCTCTTGAAACTCCTCCGTGGCATTATTTCGTAAGTCTCGGTTACGGCCATGTCGTCCCCAACGATGATTTTGTTGATGTAGCTTTAACTTTGGATTCATTCGAGTTGCTTTCTCCTTCTATGAAAAAGACAGCTTTGCGTCTTCCTGAAGGTAAGGTGGAGAGCCTTGAGTCTGCTGCCGGGGCAACAGTTAGTATCGGCGATGTTGCACCGCGAAAAATAGCTTTTAATGGTGATGCTGAAAAAGGGGTTCATCAGGTCGTTGCTGCTACAAAAGAGGAGTTTTTCGCTCTCTGGGAGGAAGACGGTAAAGTACAAACCGCGAATCTTCCCCTGAATGAAGTTGCTGATAAAAATGTACTTACCAGCGTAAAATATCAGGCTTTCGCTAAAACTTTTCTGAAAAATGAAGAGTGGAAACAGCCGGAAGCTTTGGGCCACTCTCTTGAAATAATCCCTTTGACGGACCTCAGTGATGTCCATGTCGGTGACTGGGTCACATTTCAGGTTGATTTTATGGGCAAACCATTCACCTGCACTCAGGAATCCATGGAGTTCCTCCTAGCTTCTTCCAACACTTTTGGAGGAGAGGGAGGAGGTGATTTGGAAGGGTTCTTTCTTTCAGCCTACATCGTTAATGGACGTGCCAGAATCAAATTACCTACAGCTGGACAATGGCTCATCAATGTTTTTTCCAGACAGGATGTCACCCCTGACAATGAATTGAAAGAGTTAAGCGACAGCTGCCGCAAGGTCTACTACGGCAGTAGCGTCACCTTTAACGTGAAAGCCTAA
- a CDS encoding MMPL family transporter: protein MTERSYAFFSSLGELLVKRRWICFLLVIVLSASAVFLSQGLKFNGSLKVWFVEDDPAMQRLDDFKREFGNDHFVYLLAEPAEGGDVFTPDTVNLLRDLANELEAEVPYLKDMNWVGNAETVDSMVGGIKIVRLFDEDVPEDGGEMLERRGRALAEEDFVGRFISSGGDVAGILLEMDAYPEGAANPESMVAYKVYSVLKKDKYSKLKTWVVGEPAFMFNYNVLAGKETPMLFGLCILVQLILLALLTRSFRSSVAPLLVVVLSVIWTFGLIGLIGFDLNLLIIGLPVILVCVGIGDAVHVIVAFNSEYRAGVPRKEALKNAVAKVALPCLLTSATTAAGFFSFITAPMEPFREMALYVPGGVFAALILTFLLVPFIFSFGREHPRKMVENIAERKSDVFDKVFGKIADLVLSAPKKISVLFSIVALMGLIGAFYVQIETNNTHLLTKEVLMRQAIEHVDSSMGGSMAIEVILDTNTPDGVKKVEFLKHMQELENIIEQNPLVADTTSVLDALRKVRRAMHGGDEAYYALPENDKAASEYLFLYEMSGGDQLDKMLSFDGSVARINVRTSALGTREARQLREEILAEAAKFIPENVKVETTGSVDLSVALTDNIALGQNTSFAMAFVAITLMMILSMRSIKVGILSMVPNVFPVLMVMGLLGAAGIFMDTVVMSVSAMIIGVAVDDTVHFFIRLRREFEASGKYESAVRATIMGAGRPLLFTTLALSLGFATLMFSVMTGWIKVGALAGYAFSCALLADLFLAPALVLIFKPFGPEKE from the coding sequence ATGACTGAACGATCTTATGCTTTTTTTTCTTCCTTGGGAGAGCTGCTGGTTAAACGCAGATGGATTTGCTTTCTCCTTGTAATCGTTCTCAGCGCATCTGCTGTGTTCTTGTCACAAGGGTTGAAGTTTAACGGATCTCTTAAAGTCTGGTTTGTTGAAGACGATCCCGCCATGCAGCGTCTTGATGATTTTAAGAGAGAATTCGGCAATGACCATTTTGTTTATCTGCTCGCAGAGCCTGCTGAAGGCGGTGATGTTTTTACTCCGGATACAGTAAATTTACTGCGTGATCTGGCAAATGAACTGGAAGCCGAAGTTCCGTATCTTAAGGATATGAACTGGGTTGGTAATGCTGAGACAGTTGATTCCATGGTGGGCGGAATCAAGATCGTACGTCTGTTTGACGAAGATGTTCCTGAAGACGGCGGTGAAATGCTCGAAAGAAGGGGGCGGGCACTTGCGGAAGAAGATTTTGTCGGGCGTTTTATTTCCTCGGGTGGCGATGTGGCCGGGATTCTCCTCGAAATGGATGCTTATCCTGAGGGAGCCGCAAACCCTGAGTCAATGGTTGCGTATAAAGTATACTCGGTCCTTAAAAAGGATAAGTACTCAAAATTGAAGACATGGGTGGTTGGTGAGCCCGCATTCATGTTCAATTACAATGTGCTGGCAGGGAAGGAGACCCCTATGCTTTTCGGACTCTGCATACTGGTGCAGTTGATCCTGCTGGCTTTGCTAACTAGGTCTTTTCGTTCTTCGGTCGCTCCATTGCTTGTCGTTGTGTTGAGTGTCATATGGACATTCGGGTTAATCGGTTTAATTGGATTTGACTTGAACCTATTGATCATTGGACTTCCTGTTATTCTGGTCTGCGTGGGCATCGGTGATGCCGTTCATGTTATTGTTGCCTTTAATTCTGAATACCGAGCCGGGGTTCCCCGTAAAGAGGCTTTGAAGAATGCTGTGGCCAAGGTGGCCCTGCCTTGTCTGCTGACCTCTGCCACTACTGCAGCTGGTTTCTTTTCATTTATTACAGCTCCCATGGAGCCTTTTCGGGAAATGGCTTTATATGTTCCCGGAGGTGTTTTTGCCGCGTTGATTCTGACTTTTCTACTGGTGCCCTTTATCTTCTCCTTCGGGCGGGAACACCCCAGGAAGATGGTTGAGAATATTGCAGAACGGAAAAGTGATGTCTTTGACAAAGTATTTGGAAAGATAGCTGATCTGGTGCTTTCCGCTCCCAAAAAAATATCGGTTTTATTCTCCATTGTAGCGTTAATGGGGCTTATTGGCGCTTTCTATGTTCAGATTGAGACAAATAATACCCATTTGCTGACCAAAGAAGTGCTCATGAGGCAGGCCATAGAACATGTGGACTCTTCCATGGGTGGCTCAATGGCTATCGAAGTTATTCTGGATACCAATACACCTGATGGCGTTAAAAAAGTCGAATTCCTTAAGCATATGCAGGAGCTGGAGAATATTATTGAACAGAATCCGCTGGTGGCTGACACAACAAGTGTTCTTGATGCGCTTAGAAAAGTGCGTCGAGCCATGCATGGAGGAGATGAAGCTTATTACGCCTTGCCGGAGAATGACAAAGCGGCTTCAGAATATCTTTTTCTCTACGAAATGTCGGGCGGTGATCAGTTGGATAAGATGTTATCTTTTGACGGCTCGGTTGCCCGTATCAATGTAAGGACTTCTGCCCTTGGAACAAGGGAAGCGCGCCAGTTGCGGGAAGAAATTCTTGCTGAGGCTGCAAAGTTTATCCCTGAAAATGTAAAGGTGGAAACAACTGGTTCCGTGGACCTTTCTGTAGCTCTTACTGACAATATCGCGTTGGGGCAGAATACCAGTTTCGCTATGGCCTTTGTAGCCATTACCCTGATGATGATTTTGTCCATGCGTTCAATCAAGGTCGGTATTCTGAGTATGGTGCCGAATGTCTTTCCCGTCTTGATGGTTATGGGGCTGCTCGGAGCGGCCGGTATTTTCATGGATACGGTTGTGATGAGTGTTAGTGCCATGATTATCGGTGTTGCGGTGGACGACACGGTTCACTTCTTTATCCGTCTTCGCCGGGAATTTGAGGCATCGGGCAAATATGAATCCGCTGTCCGGGCAACCATAATGGGTGCCGGTAGACCGTTGCTGTTCACCACACTGGCTCTGTCTCTAGGCTTTGCGACACTGATGTTCTCGGTAATGACCGGTTGGATCAAGGTTGGAGCTCTTGCCGGATATGCATTTTCATGTGCGCTTCTGGCAGACTTGTTCTTAGCTCCGGCTCTGGTGCTGATCTTTAAGCCTTTCGGACCTGAGAAAGAATAA
- a CDS encoding thioesterase domain-containing protein, which produces MSAWIMPEIKNSARGRLFCFPFAGGGASAYRNWLGESSDDLEIIAIQPPGRENRMGDRPLESMDEIVTEAVREIMKFGDCPFSFFGHSLGARVAFECVRRLRQLNCPLPEHLFVSGSRSPEIPEPKPLHHLDDSSFVEELKRFSGTPQVILENRELMELFLPILRADFTVDETYSFVEAAPLTVPVTAFCGTDDEEATLEEMEGWRRHTASSFFLHSVKGEHFFILESWRDVLGCIRETLSSHESFYLRDAV; this is translated from the coding sequence ATGTCAGCTTGGATTATGCCGGAAATTAAAAACTCAGCACGGGGACGGCTGTTCTGCTTTCCCTTTGCCGGTGGCGGAGCTTCTGCTTATCGCAACTGGCTGGGTGAATCATCTGATGATCTGGAGATTATAGCCATACAGCCTCCGGGACGTGAAAACAGAATGGGGGACCGCCCCTTGGAAAGCATGGATGAAATTGTAACCGAAGCTGTACGTGAGATTATGAAGTTTGGCGATTGTCCGTTTTCATTTTTCGGACATAGCCTTGGAGCCAGAGTCGCTTTCGAATGCGTGCGTAGGCTTCGTCAACTGAACTGCCCGCTACCGGAGCATTTATTTGTTTCCGGCAGCAGGTCTCCTGAGATCCCGGAACCGAAACCATTGCACCACCTCGATGACAGCAGCTTTGTGGAAGAGTTGAAACGTTTTAGCGGTACTCCGCAGGTCATCCTTGAGAACAGGGAGTTGATGGAGTTGTTTCTGCCCATCCTGCGTGCTGATTTTACTGTGGACGAGACATATAGCTTTGTTGAAGCAGCACCTCTGACAGTACCTGTTACTGCTTTTTGTGGCACTGATGACGAAGAAGCGACCCTTGAGGAAATGGAAGGGTGGCGCAGGCATACAGCCAGCTCTTTCTTCTTGCATTCTGTGAAAGGGGAGCACTTTTTTATCCTTGAATCTTGGCGTGATGTTCTTGGGTGTATCCGTGAAACACTCTCTTCGCACGAATCATTCTATTTACGCGATGCAGTATAA
- a CDS encoding 4'-phosphopantetheinyl transferase superfamily protein, which translates to MKHSLRTNHSIYAMQYKTELGGESGAGPVSSLFPELRLKSVSYEDLAVFLASARNSDFWLSKETIHIWKIINKGQTVPSGYLALLSEDEKKRASLMSTPLLKSSFLYFRIFLRCLLSLYVGSGPQELCFSYNDYGKPKLGSENIFFNISHSGDLAVAAFSGCNELGVDIERVRPVPEAVEIARNSFSRIETRWISAVEGMERYKRFLRCWVIREACVKAIGTGLSMPLNSFEVQLPEMAGINQKGSLYGRPFVVGLDSEHRLLVREFFLDDSYLGALAVLHKHPNFLLSC; encoded by the coding sequence GTGAAACACTCTCTTCGCACGAATCATTCTATTTACGCGATGCAGTATAAAACTGAATTGGGAGGAGAATCAGGGGCTGGCCCGGTTTCCTCCCTATTTCCTGAATTGCGGTTGAAGTCTGTCTCCTACGAAGATTTGGCCGTCTTTCTAGCATCTGCGCGGAATTCTGATTTTTGGTTGTCCAAGGAAACTATTCATATCTGGAAAATCATAAATAAAGGGCAGACGGTCCCTTCCGGGTATCTGGCTTTACTTTCCGAAGATGAAAAGAAGCGTGCTTCTCTCATGTCCACCCCGCTTTTGAAGTCCAGTTTTTTGTATTTCCGTATTTTCTTGCGTTGTCTGCTGTCTTTGTATGTCGGTAGTGGGCCTCAAGAACTGTGTTTCTCTTACAATGATTATGGAAAACCAAAGCTTGGTAGTGAAAATATATTTTTTAATATTTCCCATTCTGGCGATCTGGCTGTTGCTGCGTTCTCCGGCTGCAATGAACTGGGAGTGGATATTGAACGTGTAAGACCAGTTCCGGAAGCCGTGGAGATCGCTCGAAATTCTTTTTCCCGTATTGAAACGCGCTGGATTAGCGCGGTGGAAGGGATGGAGCGCTATAAACGTTTTTTGCGTTGCTGGGTCATACGTGAAGCCTGCGTAAAGGCCATAGGAACAGGACTTTCCATGCCGCTTAATTCATTTGAGGTCCAGTTGCCGGAAATGGCCGGAATTAATCAAAAAGGATCATTATATGGACGGCCTTTTGTCGTGGGTCTGGACTCTGAGCATCGGTTGTTAGTGCGTGAATTTTTCCTTGATGATTCTTATCTGGGAGCATTGGCGGTTTTGCATAAGCACCCGAATTTCTTACTATCATGCTGA
- a CDS encoding saccharopine dehydrogenase NADP-binding domain-containing protein, with product MKKIGILGGYGKVGSVAADHLAKIDGVELLIAGRNESAALNAAIELESNYANESGKSFQGIGVDVHDPSSLAAFCEQCDVVLNCTGPTALIGDVVARSAILNGAHFVDPGGYDYVLDQLEDLRDKAAEKNLNICFAAGIVPGISALLPALAAADFTEVHTLNCYFAGEDSWSYGSAYDMTCGMHELSQLGPCMIYKGEEQKLAFPERVIHFPTLPEPMGKSLAQPFYTKEFKRFCKHIAAEEARCFWVNTGLAFFLALGAVRLFKLYRSGSQIERSAKMLCRASAMDGKRRPPKGYMLCTVIKGICDGTQKTKTYWLYFPDSYTGTGLASGLMAQKIAEAPSEKSVMGFLPDMVEASEILSVLENEGIRLQVKAGGI from the coding sequence ATGAAAAAGATCGGAATCTTAGGTGGGTATGGAAAGGTTGGAAGTGTTGCAGCTGACCATCTGGCCAAAATCGATGGTGTTGAATTGTTGATTGCCGGACGCAATGAAAGTGCAGCCTTAAATGCCGCCATTGAACTGGAAAGCAATTACGCGAATGAAAGCGGTAAATCGTTTCAGGGGATTGGGGTAGATGTTCATGACCCTTCTTCTCTAGCTGCGTTCTGTGAGCAGTGCGATGTGGTTTTGAATTGCACCGGACCAACAGCACTTATCGGTGATGTGGTGGCAAGATCCGCAATACTTAATGGCGCGCATTTCGTTGATCCCGGCGGATATGATTATGTCTTGGATCAACTTGAAGATCTACGCGATAAGGCAGCTGAGAAAAATCTTAATATTTGTTTTGCCGCAGGCATTGTGCCAGGAATTTCCGCATTACTTCCTGCTCTGGCAGCAGCTGATTTCACTGAGGTTCATACCCTGAATTGTTATTTTGCCGGGGAAGACAGCTGGTCTTATGGCTCTGCTTACGACATGACCTGCGGCATGCACGAACTCAGTCAGCTTGGCCCCTGCATGATTTATAAGGGCGAAGAACAGAAGCTGGCCTTTCCTGAAAGGGTAATTCACTTTCCTACACTTCCGGAGCCAATGGGGAAGAGTTTGGCCCAGCCTTTTTATACCAAGGAATTCAAGAGATTCTGCAAGCACATAGCTGCAGAGGAGGCTCGTTGTTTCTGGGTTAATACCGGGCTTGCCTTCTTTTTGGCTTTGGGAGCTGTCCGCTTATTTAAGCTGTACCGTTCAGGTAGCCAGATAGAGCGTTCTGCAAAAATGTTGTGCCGCGCTTCGGCTATGGATGGCAAAAGAAGACCCCCCAAAGGTTATATGCTCTGCACTGTAATCAAAGGAATTTGTGACGGGACCCAAAAGACAAAGACCTATTGGCTGTATTTTCCTGATTCATACACTGGAACCGGACTTGCTTCCGGGCTGATGGCGCAAAAGATTGCTGAGGCCCCGTCAGAAAAGTCAGTAATGGGCTTTTTACCGGACATGGTTGAGGCTTCTGAGATTTTATCCGTTTTGGAAAATGAAGGAATTCGCCTGCAAGTGAAGGCTGGAGGAATATAG
- a CDS encoding outer membrane lipoprotein-sorting protein → MFKKMFMVIMMVMAFSSPAAAITGQEVAERMDAVDVSKCGQMDVVMVISRGEQKMARAMTVRKKKFDDSEKQVIHFARPADVRGTSYLTWSYKDVGMEDDMWVYMPSESLVRRISGGGKKGPFMRSDYANEDISRREVVDDKHTLVGEENLFGVDCYVVEMVPVLPAKTNYTKRLVWIRKDIWLPAKIEYYNKKNAMFKELLYGGYKKIQGIWTTTRQKMTTPARGTETIMEYRNVEYNTGLDDAIFQQTDLKR, encoded by the coding sequence ATGTTTAAGAAAATGTTCATGGTGATAATGATGGTTATGGCGTTCTCCTCTCCGGCTGCGGCCATTACCGGGCAGGAAGTTGCTGAACGTATGGATGCTGTTGATGTCAGCAAATGCGGTCAGATGGATGTGGTTATGGTTATCAGCCGTGGTGAGCAGAAAATGGCCCGGGCTATGACAGTGCGTAAGAAGAAATTTGATGATTCGGAAAAGCAGGTTATCCACTTTGCAAGACCCGCGGATGTGCGCGGCACTTCATATCTGACATGGTCCTATAAGGATGTCGGTATGGAAGATGATATGTGGGTTTATATGCCCTCGGAATCGTTGGTGCGCAGGATAAGCGGGGGAGGCAAGAAAGGTCCTTTCATGCGTAGCGATTATGCCAACGAGGATATCTCCCGTCGGGAGGTCGTGGATGACAAACACACATTGGTCGGTGAAGAGAATCTTTTCGGGGTAGATTGCTATGTCGTTGAAATGGTTCCGGTGCTGCCCGCAAAGACGAATTATACCAAACGATTGGTTTGGATTCGCAAGGATATCTGGCTACCCGCAAAAATCGAGTATTACAATAAGAAAAACGCCATGTTCAAGGAGCTTCTGTATGGCGGCTATAAAAAGATACAGGGTATCTGGACAACTACCCGCCAGAAAATGACAACTCCCGCACGCGGCACTGAAACGATCATGGAGTACCGTAACGTTGAATACAACACTGGTCTTGATGACGCTATTTTTCAGCAGACTGATTTGAAGCGCTGA